The Planococcus liqunii genome includes a region encoding these proteins:
- a CDS encoding AAA family ATPase: MFLKRISLMRDQVPDFSQHPFDIPSIASFDQLNLASPVTFFVGENGSGKSTLLEAIADKCGFNTAGGGRNNTYETHAAESELGDYVRLSWMPKVSNGFFMRAESFYHFASHIDELQRDGNDAYRSYGGRSLHAQSHGESFLSLFMNRFNGQAIYLLDEPEAALSPQRQLTFLRIMHELAEEEECQFIIATHSPILLGYPGAQILSFDGGAIEEIGYEETDHFKITKYFLDHREKFLKELLEEE; this comes from the coding sequence ATGTTTTTAAAAAGAATCAGTTTGATGCGGGACCAAGTGCCGGATTTTTCGCAGCATCCGTTTGATATTCCCTCAATTGCTAGTTTCGATCAATTGAACTTGGCGAGTCCCGTAACCTTCTTTGTCGGAGAAAACGGTTCGGGGAAGTCGACGCTGCTGGAAGCGATTGCGGACAAATGCGGCTTTAACACGGCTGGCGGCGGGCGCAATAATACATATGAAACCCATGCGGCAGAATCGGAACTCGGAGACTACGTCCGGCTGTCCTGGATGCCGAAAGTGTCGAACGGCTTTTTCATGCGGGCGGAATCTTTCTATCATTTCGCTTCCCATATCGACGAATTACAAAGGGATGGGAATGATGCTTATCGGAGCTACGGCGGCCGTTCGCTGCACGCCCAGTCACACGGGGAATCATTTCTGTCGCTGTTCATGAACCGCTTTAACGGCCAGGCCATCTATCTTCTTGATGAGCCGGAAGCGGCGCTGTCTCCCCAGCGCCAGCTGACTTTTCTGCGCATCATGCACGAGCTGGCAGAAGAAGAGGAATGCCAATTTATCATTGCCACACATTCGCCGATTCTTTTGGGCTACCCGGGAGCACAAATCCTGAGCTTTGATGGCGGCGCAATAGAAGAAATCGGTTATGAAGAAACAGACCATTTTAAAATCACCAAATACTTTCTAGACCATCGTGAAAAGTTTTTGAAAGAGTTATTGGAGGAAGAATAA
- a CDS encoding iron chaperone, with product MKPEKESFHTIDEYISQFPMDIQEKLQQLRTVIKEEAPQAAEKISYQMPTFYLNGNLVHFAAFKNHIGFYPAPSGIAAFAEQLSRYKSAKGSVQFPLDEPLPLELVREIVRYRVQENLKQS from the coding sequence ATGAAACCTGAAAAAGAATCCTTTCATACGATTGATGAATACATCAGCCAATTTCCGATGGACATCCAGGAAAAGCTCCAACAGCTGCGCACGGTGATCAAAGAAGAAGCGCCCCAGGCGGCAGAAAAAATCAGCTATCAAATGCCGACGTTTTATCTTAATGGCAATCTCGTCCATTTTGCGGCTTTCAAGAACCATATCGGCTTTTACCCTGCCCCTAGCGGCATTGCCGCTTTCGCCGAACAATTATCCCGCTACAAAAGCGCCAAAGGCTCTGTCCAGTTTCCACTTGATGAACCACTTCCGCTTGAATTGGTCCGCGAAATCGTCAGGTACCGGGTCCAGGAAAACCTAAAGCAATCGTAG
- a CDS encoding metal ABC transporter solute-binding protein, Zn/Mn family, whose translation MKKLIPFIALILFLAACGNPAIDSQTEPEDDAKLHIKTTVYPLTYFTERIGGDRVTVESVYPAGANEHSFEPTQQDMIALAEADLMFYIGLGLEGFIDSAKKTLNGENVQFIATADAITDEQLEAASHGEHAEEDEHAHEEEGHAHEEDEHAHEEEAHEEEGHEEEAHEEEGHEGHNHGSTDPHVWMSPVLSQTLAESIKNSLIEADPDGSGTYESNYAELIVDLENLDRSFGELAERVENDTFFVSHSAFGYIAEPYGFEQVAIAGLNSQDEPSQKELTQIVDQAKEKNINYIIFEQNVSSNLTEVIQKEVGAEALQMHNLGVLTQNDIDSEETYFTLMEKNLQTLEKALK comes from the coding sequence ATGAAAAAATTAATACCCTTTATTGCCCTTATCCTATTTTTAGCAGCCTGCGGCAATCCGGCAATCGATTCCCAAACGGAACCAGAAGATGATGCCAAGCTGCATATCAAAACCACGGTTTATCCGCTTACTTATTTCACTGAGCGCATCGGCGGAGATCGTGTCACTGTTGAATCGGTTTACCCGGCTGGCGCCAACGAGCACAGCTTTGAACCGACTCAACAGGACATGATTGCGCTTGCCGAAGCCGATTTGATGTTTTACATCGGCCTAGGCTTGGAAGGTTTTATTGACAGTGCGAAAAAAACACTCAACGGTGAAAATGTTCAGTTTATCGCAACAGCTGATGCTATAACGGATGAACAATTGGAGGCTGCCAGCCACGGGGAGCATGCTGAAGAAGATGAGCACGCTCATGAAGAAGAAGGGCACGCTCATGAAGAAGATGAACATGCCCATGAAGAAGAAGCTCATGAGGAAGAAGGGCATGAAGAAGAAGCTCATGAGGAAGAAGGGCATGAAGGGCACAACCACGGCTCCACGGATCCCCATGTCTGGATGTCGCCTGTACTGAGCCAGACCTTGGCCGAATCCATCAAGAATTCACTGATTGAAGCAGATCCTGATGGTTCTGGGACCTACGAAAGCAATTATGCAGAGCTCATCGTAGACCTGGAGAACTTGGACCGCTCATTCGGCGAACTCGCGGAACGCGTCGAAAACGACACATTCTTTGTCTCCCATTCAGCATTCGGTTATATTGCCGAGCCTTACGGGTTTGAACAAGTAGCCATTGCCGGTTTAAACAGCCAGGACGAGCCTTCGCAAAAAGAATTGACTCAAATTGTGGATCAGGCGAAAGAAAAAAACATCAATTACATTATTTTTGAACAGAATGTTTCATCCAATTTAACGGAAGTCATCCAAAAAGAAGTTGGAGCAGAAGCACTTCAGATGCACAATTTAGGCGTTCTCACCCAAAATGATATTGATAGCGAAGAAACTTACTTCACCTTGATGGAAAAGAACTTGCAGACATTAGAAAAAGCATTAAAATAA
- a CDS encoding MOSC domain-containing protein, translating into MKNFTKATIHNLSIGTPKTLKYGNGKEMQSAIEKQAVERVFLAKEGFHGDQVADLKHHGGPERAVCIYPAEHYPLWEQEFQKPLPPATFGENLTVSGMLEQDVYIGDIFRIGDAIIQVTQGRVPCQTIDRRLEMTPLMKRMVKTGFTGYLCRVLEEGEIRADSDIELIESHPEQISVLYTNEVNFHRAKDIEAMTKILKVDALAEEWRKHFEKRLEKLTASQ; encoded by the coding sequence ATGAAAAACTTTACTAAAGCCACTATCCATAATTTATCTATCGGTACTCCGAAAACTTTGAAATATGGAAATGGCAAAGAAATGCAATCAGCTATTGAAAAACAAGCAGTCGAGCGGGTATTTTTGGCGAAAGAAGGGTTCCACGGGGACCAAGTAGCAGATTTAAAACATCACGGCGGACCAGAACGGGCCGTGTGCATTTACCCAGCGGAGCATTACCCGCTATGGGAACAGGAATTCCAGAAGCCGCTGCCGCCGGCAACATTCGGAGAAAACCTGACAGTGTCAGGCATGCTGGAACAGGATGTATACATCGGCGATATTTTCCGGATTGGCGATGCAATTATTCAAGTGACGCAAGGAAGAGTGCCTTGCCAAACCATTGATCGCCGGCTGGAAATGACCCCTTTAATGAAACGGATGGTGAAGACCGGTTTTACCGGGTATCTTTGCCGGGTTCTTGAAGAAGGAGAAATTCGAGCGGATTCGGACATTGAATTAATTGAGTCACATCCTGAACAGATCTCTGTTCTTTATACCAATGAAGTGAATTTCCACCGAGCAAAAGACATCGAGGCAATGACAAAGATATTAAAAGTAGATGCATTGGCAGAAGAATGGCGGAAACATTTCGAGAAACGGCTGGAGAAGCTGACTGCTTCCCAATAA
- the yidD gene encoding membrane protein insertion efficiency factor YidD, with protein MKTILLKIFRFYQRFISPLSPPSCRFYPTCSHYGIEAVEKHGAFKGGYLAVRRILRCHPFNKGGVDFVPEQWPPKK; from the coding sequence ATGAAGACCATCTTGTTGAAAATATTCCGCTTTTACCAGCGGTTCATCTCCCCCTTGTCGCCGCCAAGCTGCCGTTTTTATCCAACGTGTTCCCATTATGGAATCGAAGCGGTTGAAAAACACGGCGCATTCAAAGGCGGGTATCTTGCGGTACGGCGGATCCTTCGATGCCATCCATTCAATAAAGGCGGAGTCGATTTTGTTCCGGAACAATGGCCACCAAAAAAATAA
- the menC gene encoding o-succinylbenzoate synthase → MELTISAIDIYEVKKPLKQPFKTSLQTVEERESLIVKVSDAEGSGGYGECVAFTTPWYTEETVASCRFVIQEVLIPLLLHQNLKHPGQVNRIFQQVKGNRMAKAAVEMAVWDLFAKKKGVPLWKLVGGEKKAIPAGIVVAADPENIESQVAKATAAGYKRVKIKISPLSDLDLLSGIIRKYPEQLFFADANGTFAEETFEQLLELDQAGFALIEQPFGEEQWELHAKAKKSMKTAICLDESIRSFEDVQRMIEEQAGDMIVLKMGRLGGWSETLKVARLCNNHSIGMWVGGMIEFGVSKAHNLALASLPEIILPGDFSDSLHFWQEDIVFPEIRVDNGEVMLSEENGIGYEVKI, encoded by the coding sequence ATGGAACTGACCATTTCGGCCATTGATATATATGAAGTGAAAAAACCATTAAAACAGCCGTTCAAGACCTCTTTACAGACAGTGGAAGAGCGGGAAAGCCTGATTGTGAAAGTCAGCGACGCAGAAGGCTCGGGAGGCTACGGAGAGTGTGTCGCGTTCACGACCCCTTGGTACACGGAAGAAACGGTGGCAAGCTGCCGTTTTGTCATTCAAGAAGTGCTGATTCCGTTATTGCTGCATCAAAACCTGAAGCATCCCGGACAAGTCAACCGGATTTTCCAGCAAGTGAAAGGCAACCGGATGGCGAAAGCGGCTGTTGAGATGGCTGTCTGGGATTTGTTTGCCAAGAAAAAAGGCGTGCCGCTATGGAAACTGGTCGGCGGAGAAAAAAAGGCGATCCCGGCAGGCATTGTCGTGGCTGCAGATCCTGAGAACATTGAAAGCCAGGTGGCAAAGGCAACTGCTGCAGGATACAAACGCGTTAAAATCAAAATCAGTCCGTTATCTGATTTGGATTTGCTGTCAGGCATCATCCGGAAATACCCGGAGCAGCTGTTTTTCGCAGATGCCAATGGCACCTTTGCGGAAGAAACCTTTGAACAATTGCTAGAACTTGACCAGGCTGGCTTTGCCTTGATCGAACAGCCTTTTGGGGAAGAACAATGGGAGCTCCATGCAAAAGCAAAGAAGTCCATGAAAACTGCTATTTGCCTGGATGAAAGCATCCGCAGTTTTGAAGACGTCCAACGGATGATTGAAGAACAAGCAGGAGATATGATTGTCCTGAAGATGGGGCGCCTTGGCGGCTGGAGTGAGACGCTGAAGGTTGCCAGACTATGCAATAACCATTCCATCGGCATGTGGGTTGGCGGGATGATCGAGTTCGGTGTATCAAAAGCGCACAATTTGGCTTTGGCATCTTTGCCGGAGATCATCTTGCCCGGCGATTTTTCCGATTCGCTTCATTTTTGGCAGGAAGATATTGTCTTCCCGGAAATCCGCGTGGACAATGGTGAGGTGATGTTGAGCGAAGAGAACGGCATCGGTTACGAAGTGAAAATATGA